A window of Tautonia plasticadhaerens contains these coding sequences:
- a CDS encoding ThuA domain-containing protein — protein MTRRIALSCLGLLALAASPALAQDEKIDCLIITGDHRGHDWKETTRILEGFLEEGGRINVDVTATPAEDLTEENLGKYDVLLLNYRQTDAAPSGTVWTDENKQALLDAVEGGTGLVVYHFASSAFADPNWEEYERMIAGGWRTQGFHGPKHAFTVKKTPAEHPISAGLPDEFAHEVDELYQNSMMVDGNVVLATAYSDPDLPRGTGKDEAVIWVNTYGEGRVYNNALGHDAAAIADPQFQEWMRRGVEWAATGEVSSGE, from the coding sequence ATGACCCGACGAATCGCCCTCTCCTGCCTCGGCCTGCTCGCCCTGGCCGCCTCGCCCGCCCTCGCCCAGGACGAGAAGATCGACTGCCTGATCATCACCGGAGACCACCGGGGCCACGACTGGAAGGAGACCACCCGCATCCTCGAGGGCTTCCTGGAGGAAGGCGGACGCATCAACGTCGACGTGACCGCCACGCCGGCGGAGGACCTCACCGAGGAGAACCTCGGCAAGTACGACGTCCTCCTGCTGAACTACCGGCAGACGGACGCCGCCCCCTCGGGCACCGTCTGGACCGACGAGAACAAGCAGGCGCTGCTCGACGCCGTCGAGGGCGGCACCGGTCTGGTCGTCTACCACTTCGCCTCCAGCGCCTTCGCCGACCCGAACTGGGAGGAGTATGAGCGGATGATCGCCGGGGGCTGGCGGACCCAGGGCTTCCACGGCCCGAAGCACGCCTTCACCGTGAAGAAGACCCCGGCCGAGCACCCCATCTCCGCCGGCCTCCCCGATGAGTTCGCCCACGAGGTCGACGAGCTGTACCAGAACTCGATGATGGTCGACGGCAACGTCGTCCTCGCCACCGCCTACTCCGACCCGGACCTCCCCCGGGGGACCGGCAAGGACGAGGCCGTCATCTGGGTGAACACCTACGGCGAGGGCCGGGTCTACAACAACGCCCTCGGCCACGACGCCGCCGCCATCGCCGACCCCCAGTTCCAGGAGTGGATGCGAAGGGGCGTCGAGTGGGCCGCCACCGGGGAGGTCTCCTCCGGGGAGTGA
- a CDS encoding diacylglycerol/lipid kinase family protein: MAEDGAGPRPFDGPDGPRLVPPGDAGDPPAPPPDRAPWVGLVANPNSGIGAGRARVSRLVDALGSRGLGARVGWTPGDRAELVRRAGPDSSCRCLVAVGGDGTVAALLNERPRVPITVLPAGTENLFARHFGMTRQPERVAETVASGLALPLDLGEAGGRRFALMAGIGFDADVVTRHHLARLGRAHRVRPTSRVAYVEPVLRASFEYGFPMLRVRVEDPGPAEELLGAMAFVFNLPSYALGLPIAPTAREDDGLLDLVVFRDRGPFAALHYLWLVFRGLHLKRPGVWHRRVRGVRISSDGPVPVQLDGDPAGSIDPDAPDPWTSRVLPRAASVLVPETYARSLMAS, translated from the coding sequence ATGGCCGAGGACGGAGCTGGCCCGCGCCCCTTCGACGGGCCCGACGGACCCCGGCTGGTCCCCCCCGGGGACGCCGGGGATCCCCCGGCGCCCCCCCCCGACCGCGCCCCCTGGGTCGGGCTGGTCGCCAACCCGAACTCGGGGATCGGGGCCGGCCGGGCCCGGGTCTCCCGGCTGGTGGACGCGCTGGGGAGCCGGGGGCTGGGGGCGAGGGTGGGCTGGACGCCGGGCGACCGGGCCGAGCTGGTCCGCCGGGCCGGCCCCGATTCGTCGTGCCGATGCCTGGTGGCCGTCGGCGGCGACGGCACGGTGGCCGCCCTGCTGAACGAACGGCCCCGGGTGCCGATCACCGTGCTGCCGGCGGGGACGGAGAACCTCTTCGCCCGGCACTTCGGCATGACCCGGCAGCCGGAGCGGGTGGCCGAGACGGTCGCCTCGGGCCTCGCCCTGCCGCTGGATCTCGGCGAGGCCGGGGGGCGTCGGTTCGCCCTGATGGCCGGCATCGGCTTCGACGCGGACGTGGTGACCCGGCACCACCTCGCCCGCCTCGGCCGGGCCCACCGGGTCCGGCCGACCAGCCGGGTCGCCTACGTCGAGCCGGTCCTCCGGGCCAGCTTCGAGTACGGGTTCCCGATGCTGAGGGTCCGGGTCGAGGACCCCGGGCCCGCCGAGGAATTGCTCGGGGCGATGGCCTTCGTCTTCAACCTGCCGAGCTACGCCCTCGGCCTGCCGATCGCCCCCACGGCCCGGGAGGACGACGGCCTGCTCGACCTGGTCGTCTTCCGCGACCGGGGCCCGTTCGCGGCCCTGCACTACCTCTGGCTGGTCTTCCGGGGCCTGCACCTGAAACGTCCCGGCGTCTGGCACCGCCGGGTCCGGGGCGTCCGGATCTCCAGCGACGGCCCGGTCCCCGTCCAGCTCGACGGCGACCCCGCCGGCTCGATCGACCCGGACGCCCCCGACCCCTGGACCTCCCGGGTCCTCCCCCGGGCCGCCTCGGTGCTCGTGCCGGAGACCTACGCCCGTTCCCTGATGGCCTCGTAG
- a CDS encoding TrkH family potassium uptake protein: MSPVRRRRVYKWELDSAARTRRATVQTAWEQITPEWLFLGSFLAVILIGTIGLRFVPFFYADERAPLGLVDALFTATSAVCVTGLIVVDTATYFSVWGKLWLLALIQVGGLGIITFTTFLIAAMGGRPSLRQEAITSGSREAVQNINYRGLARHVILFTLLFEAAGFVLLSAIWVLQWALSEGGTLGGDTPVGFWEVLGHAAFHSVSAFCNAGFSTFSDSVIRFQNWPLTLGCLMSLIVVGGLGFLTLEELYMSFKARRAGRGYRMSLHSKVVLGMTALLLLGAWPAFAALEWGNSLSGMPAWAKLVNAMFMGVTPRTAGFNNINYVQATVGSNFLTILLMFIGGAPGSTAGGLKVTTVALPALMAWSRIRGRQVTGLLKRTVPEETIQRAVGLVVLGFALVTGCILLIVISEGSSPERFLDYMFEAVSAFDTVGLSRDTTPGLSVFAKLATIVLMFLGRVGLPTVASALTVAAYRPMGEFRYAQEDVVIG, from the coding sequence GTGAGCCCGGTCAGGCGTCGACGCGTCTACAAGTGGGAGCTGGACTCGGCGGCCAGGACCCGGAGGGCTACCGTCCAGACCGCCTGGGAGCAGATCACGCCCGAGTGGCTGTTCCTCGGCAGCTTCCTCGCCGTGATCCTCATCGGCACGATCGGCCTGCGGTTCGTCCCGTTCTTCTACGCCGACGAGAGGGCGCCGCTGGGCCTCGTCGACGCGCTCTTCACGGCCACCAGCGCCGTCTGCGTGACGGGGCTGATCGTCGTCGACACGGCGACCTACTTCTCGGTCTGGGGGAAGCTCTGGCTGCTGGCGCTGATCCAGGTCGGCGGGCTCGGGATCATCACCTTCACCACGTTCCTGATCGCCGCGATGGGGGGACGGCCTTCGCTGAGGCAGGAGGCGATCACCTCCGGCTCCCGGGAGGCGGTCCAGAACATCAACTACCGGGGGCTGGCCCGGCACGTGATCCTCTTCACGCTGCTCTTCGAGGCCGCCGGCTTCGTCCTGCTCTCGGCGATCTGGGTCCTCCAGTGGGCGCTCAGCGAGGGGGGGACGCTCGGCGGCGACACCCCGGTCGGCTTCTGGGAGGTCCTGGGCCACGCGGCGTTCCACTCGGTCAGCGCCTTCTGCAACGCCGGCTTCTCCACCTTCAGCGACTCGGTGATCCGCTTCCAGAACTGGCCCCTGACCCTGGGGTGCCTGATGTCCCTGATCGTCGTGGGCGGGCTGGGATTCCTGACGCTGGAAGAGCTGTACATGTCGTTCAAGGCCCGGCGGGCGGGGCGCGGCTACCGGATGTCGCTGCACTCCAAGGTCGTGCTGGGGATGACGGCCCTGCTGCTGCTCGGGGCCTGGCCCGCCTTCGCGGCCCTGGAGTGGGGCAACTCGCTCTCCGGCATGCCCGCCTGGGCCAAGCTGGTGAACGCGATGTTCATGGGGGTCACCCCGAGGACGGCCGGCTTCAACAACATCAATTACGTGCAGGCGACCGTCGGGTCGAACTTCCTGACGATCCTGCTCATGTTCATCGGCGGCGCCCCGGGCTCGACGGCCGGCGGCCTGAAGGTGACGACCGTCGCCCTGCCGGCCCTGATGGCCTGGTCCCGGATCCGGGGCCGGCAGGTCACCGGGCTGCTCAAGCGGACGGTGCCCGAGGAGACGATCCAGCGCGCCGTCGGACTGGTCGTGCTCGGCTTCGCCCTGGTCACCGGCTGCATCCTGCTGATCGTCATCAGCGAGGGCAGCTCCCCGGAGCGGTTCCTCGACTACATGTTCGAGGCCGTCAGCGCCTTCGACACCGTCGGCCTGAGCCGGGACACCACCCCCGGCCTGAGCGTCTTCGCCAAGCTCGCCACGATCGTCCTCATGTTCCTCGGCCGCGTCGGCCTGCCGACCGTCGCCTCCGCCCTCACCGTCGCCGCCTACCGGCCGATGGGGGAATTCCGGTACGCCCAGGAAGACGTCGTCATCGGCTGA
- a CDS encoding ATP-binding protein has product MSVSDTGVGIAPTDLRRIFEPFFTTKTGPDATGLGGTGLGLPVCREIVEAHHGRLRAESRPGKGTSFTLILPTCPEPASRQGAA; this is encoded by the coding sequence CTGTCGGTGTCGGACACCGGGGTCGGGATCGCCCCGACGGACCTCCGGCGCATCTTCGAGCCCTTCTTCACCACCAAGACCGGCCCCGACGCCACCGGCCTGGGCGGCACCGGCCTGGGGCTCCCCGTCTGCCGGGAGATCGTCGAGGCCCACCACGGCCGGCTCCGGGCCGAGAGCCGCCCGGGCAAGGGGACGAGCTTCACCCTCATCCTCCCCACCTGCCCCGAGCCCGCCTCCCGGCAGGGGGCCGCCTGA
- a CDS encoding gluconokinase, with product MIIVLMGVSGSGKTTVGEVLADRLGWPFHDADAYHPEANIEKMHRGIPLDDDDRRPWLEALAELIDRTYERGEDIVLACSALKHSYQDYLKHDLADVRYVCLCGPEELIADRLAAREGHFMNPDLLESQLELLEPPEDAIRVDISGTPGEIAGEICRALDL from the coding sequence GTGATCATCGTGCTGATGGGGGTGTCCGGCTCGGGCAAGACGACGGTCGGCGAGGTCCTGGCCGACCGGCTCGGCTGGCCCTTCCACGACGCCGACGCCTACCACCCCGAGGCGAACATCGAGAAGATGCACCGGGGGATCCCGCTCGACGACGACGACCGCCGGCCCTGGCTCGAGGCCCTGGCCGAACTGATCGACCGGACCTACGAGCGGGGGGAGGACATCGTGCTCGCCTGCTCGGCGCTGAAGCACTCGTATCAGGACTACCTCAAGCACGACCTGGCCGACGTGCGCTACGTCTGCCTCTGCGGCCCCGAGGAGCTGATCGCCGATCGGCTCGCCGCCCGGGAGGGCCACTTCATGAACCCGGACCTGCTGGAGAGCCAGCTCGAGCTGCTCGAACCCCCCGAGGACGCGATCCGGGTGGACATCAGCGGGACCCCGGGGGAGATCGCCGGGGAGATTTGTCGGGCGCTCGACCTGTGA
- a CDS encoding isocitrate/isopropylmalate family dehydrogenase — translation MRPSYKVTELLGDGIGAELSEAVHALAGALPVDLQFEPVDLTLENRRARRSAVYDEAVASVEANKVALKYPTITAEESPNQVLRRRLNLSVIHRPVYTIPGVPSNFRPELDVDIIRIATGGTYDDPGRRIGDSGAVSLRIVERQPVLEAARYAFTLARKTGKNVTSASKYTIQKATDGLFQEVAESVAAEYPEVPHHAELFDALLAKIIMKPEHFQVVLVLNEYGDFLSDMACGLAGSLGIGASANLAFDASAVVRVALFDAAHGTAPDIAGRGLANPTAIFLALSMLLYQVGEIRVGKAVKDGTLELLRRGVRTKDLGGSESTSSFTGAVAAEVAGRLC, via the coding sequence ATGCGACCGTCGTACAAGGTGACCGAGCTGCTGGGGGACGGCATCGGCGCCGAGCTCTCCGAGGCCGTGCATGCCCTGGCCGGGGCCCTCCCCGTCGACCTGCAATTCGAGCCCGTCGACCTGACCCTGGAGAACCGGAGGGCCCGCAGGTCGGCGGTCTACGACGAGGCGGTGGCCTCCGTCGAGGCCAACAAGGTCGCGCTGAAGTACCCGACCATCACCGCCGAGGAGAGCCCCAACCAGGTCCTCCGGCGCCGGCTGAATCTGTCGGTCATCCACCGGCCGGTCTACACCATCCCCGGCGTGCCGTCGAACTTCCGGCCCGAGCTGGACGTGGACATCATCCGGATCGCCACCGGGGGCACCTACGACGACCCCGGCCGGAGGATCGGCGACAGCGGGGCCGTCAGCCTGCGGATCGTCGAGCGGCAGCCGGTCCTGGAGGCGGCCCGGTACGCCTTCACCCTGGCGCGGAAGACCGGCAAGAACGTCACCAGCGCGTCGAAGTACACCATCCAGAAGGCCACCGACGGGCTGTTCCAGGAGGTGGCCGAGTCGGTCGCCGCCGAGTACCCCGAGGTGCCGCACCACGCCGAGCTGTTCGACGCCCTGCTGGCCAAGATCATCATGAAGCCGGAGCACTTCCAGGTGGTCCTGGTGCTCAACGAGTACGGCGACTTCCTCTCGGACATGGCCTGCGGCCTGGCCGGGTCGCTGGGGATCGGCGCCAGCGCCAACCTCGCCTTCGACGCCTCGGCGGTGGTCCGGGTCGCCCTCTTCGACGCGGCCCACGGCACGGCGCCGGACATCGCGGGCAGGGGCCTGGCCAACCCGACGGCGATCTTCCTGGCCTTGTCGATGCTGCTGTATCAGGTCGGCGAGATCCGGGTCGGCAAGGCCGTGAAGGACGGCACGCTCGAGTTGCTCCGCCGGGGGGTCCGGACGAAGGACCTGGGAGGCTCCGAGTCGACGAGCAGCTTCACCGGCGCCGTCGCCGCCGAGGTCGCCGGGCGGCTGTGCTGA
- a CDS encoding potassium channel family protein: MEKKRFVVVGLGNFGHTLATKLHEQGHEVVAVDTDENAVDRIAPYVNTAAVGDGRQIETLKRLGAEKADVGVVSTGDDITASILATMSLKDLKVEDIFVKVISINHARVMDKIGVTESIFPERESALRLAARIASKGILNYIRMGTSLSIQELAVPTTWIGRSLRELELPRRYRISVIALHDMLRDEMIPIPDPDAPLKDSDTILIAGKDDDLAKVEQESDDDGLPKGRR, from the coding sequence ATGGAGAAGAAGCGATTCGTCGTCGTCGGCCTGGGGAACTTCGGCCACACGCTCGCCACCAAGCTGCACGAGCAGGGGCACGAGGTCGTCGCCGTGGACACCGACGAGAACGCCGTCGACCGCATCGCCCCGTACGTGAACACGGCCGCCGTGGGGGACGGGCGGCAGATCGAGACGCTCAAGCGCCTGGGGGCCGAGAAGGCCGACGTCGGCGTCGTCTCCACCGGCGACGACATCACGGCCAGCATCCTGGCCACGATGTCCCTGAAGGACCTGAAGGTCGAGGACATCTTCGTCAAGGTGATCTCGATCAACCACGCCCGGGTCATGGACAAGATCGGCGTCACCGAGTCGATCTTCCCCGAACGCGAGAGCGCCCTGCGGCTGGCCGCCCGGATCGCCAGCAAGGGCATCCTCAACTACATCCGCATGGGGACCTCCCTGAGCATCCAGGAGCTGGCCGTTCCGACCACCTGGATCGGCCGATCCCTCCGGGAGCTGGAGCTGCCCCGGCGCTACCGGATCTCCGTCATCGCCCTGCACGACATGCTCCGGGACGAGATGATCCCGATCCCCGACCCCGACGCCCCCCTGAAGGACTCCGACACCATCCTCATCGCCGGCAAGGACGACGACCTCGCCAAGGTCGAGCAGGAGAGCGACGACGACGGCCTGCCCAAGGGCCGACGCTGA